The following proteins come from a genomic window of Gossypium raimondii isolate GPD5lz chromosome 5, ASM2569854v1, whole genome shotgun sequence:
- the LOC105769429 gene encoding uncharacterized protein LOC105769429 isoform X4, whose product MCNKIIIDHQQQHKSQTVYLMNSPSLSPVSALPSSIPGSSDEIPRVKFLCSFLGSILPRPQDGKLRYVGGETRIVSVPRDISYVELMSKMRELYDGAAVLKYQQPDEDLDALVSVVNDDDMVNMMEEYEKLASSDGFTRLRIFLFSHPDQDGSSYYVDGNERRYVDALKSLNEGSDFRKCDSPATSTVSDDIHLAEQFFNGMSIDESWVHIQRSGVIPTPSFNLHSHTIPHMGSGQWSPVCYSPSHHGYLTPRTLSGFPPSPSSAHYRMQEEYVRQRLNRHPQYEHQPHFPDNVAWMPNGAMSGDKVCGFPGNILHSLGVHEGNHNYEHCRATFCRNQSPHLEHHNMGNAVPQINSSCAAAECLPNQEAFMMHADGKLHLEFYSKDQTDPSSTHGETHGHERGCILQHQLNPCVEEARNHVYGFGRLNDHNVLDGAGMNSPLEHAGLADGHLMLSNYVHQRAGAELGNEVFRDQTMVASAHLHIPPEERGPCYGNYPYPHGGDNAYQASQGHVHAQSLQRNFQNHTHGAPAYEAYGLPQQINSPVNFAFLKDPAEGSAMHFVATDGQNPWVESPQKVLSSDGTAVPDIAYAHVLKVDVGPHCQETQNTVTMKPVVAPQDMLKFATATEPVQLPDQASTLIHDTSISRSNLESYDSSVIGVWGIEDKIVPLEDEANHVAKMEKSDVPSTCSPEQNKIPEDESKIAPDESSIPICLKLAEKGDDQAKHGEKDPSAAENSKLSVNRLSFIPEFVASVTKVALEEGEEVKAKVEGVAPIKHDAIEKEAAADESKSMNPHGELEWDSDNDNITLAKIEPTKAEEEAFARGLQTIKNDDLEEIRELGSGTYGAVYQGKWKGSVVAIKRIKASCFAGRPAERERMIADFWKEALILSSLHHPNVVSFYGIVRDSPDGFLATVAEFMVNGSLKQFLQKKDRTIDRHKRLIIAMDVAFGMEYLHGKNIVHFDLKCENLLVNMRDLQRPVCKIGDLGLSKVRQHTFVSGGVCGTLPWMAPELLSGKSDMVSEKILILFMFHQLLHFRLMCTPLASLCGSYSLVKNLMQIFIVLL is encoded by the exons atgtgtaataaaataattattgatcaTCAACAGCAGCATAAGAGTCAAACTGTGTATTTGATGAATTCACCTTCATTAAGTCCGGTGTCTGCCTTGCCTTCCTCCATCCCTGGTTCCAGTGATGAAATCCCGCGTGTAAAATTCTTATGTAGCTTCTTAGGTAGCATTTTGCCTCGACCCCAAGATGGGAAATTGAGGTATGTTGGTGGAGAAACGCGAATTGTGAGTGTACCGAGAGATATTAGTTATGTGGAGTTGATGAGTAAGATGAGGGAGCTTTATGATGGAGCAGCAGTGTTGAAATATCAGCAGCCAGATGAGGATCTTGATGCTTTAGTGTCAGTTGTGAATGATGATGATATGGTTAACATGATGGAAGAGTATGAGAAGTTGGCTTCGAGTGATGGGTTCACTAGGCTTAGGATTTTCTTGTTTTCGCATCCTGACCAAGATGGTTCATCATATTATGTTGATGGGAATGAGAGGAGGTATGTGGATGCTTTGAAAAGTTTAAATGAGGGTTCTGATTTTAGGAAATGTGATTCACCTGCGACGTCTACAGTTTCTGATGATATTCATTTAGCAGAACAATTCTTTAATGGTATGAGTATTGACGAGAGTTGGGTTCATATCCAGAGGAGCGGTGTGATACCAACACCATCTTTTAACTTGCATAGTCATACTATTCCTCATATGGGTTCTGGGCAGTGGAGTCCTGTGTGCTATTCTCCTAGTCACCATGGATACCTTACTCCCAGAACACTATCGGGGTTTCCACCTTCACCATCTTCTGCTCACTATAGAATGCAAGAAGAATATGTTCGGCAGCGATTAAATCGTCATCCCCAATATGAACATCAGCCTCATTTTCCAGATAATGTAGCATGGATGCCAAATGGAGCTATGTCTGGTGATAAGGTTTGTGGTTTTCCTGGTAACATCCTTCATAGTCTAGGTGTGCATGAAGGAAACCACAACTATGAGCACTGCAGGGCTACTTTTTGCAGAAACCAGTCACCACATTTGGAGCACCACAACATGGGAAATGCTGTTCCTCAGATTAATAGTTCATGCGCTGCCGCTGAGTGCCTCCCAAACCAAGAAGCATTCATGATGCATGCAGATGGAAAATTGCATCTTGAATTTTATTCCAAAGACCAAACTGATCCCTCTTCTACTCACGGTGAAACACATGGTCATGAAAGAGGATGCATTCTGCAGCACCAACTGAATCCTTGTGTTGAGGAAGCGAGAAATCATGTATATGGATTTGGAAGATTGAATGACCACAATGTTCTAGATGGTGCTGGCATGAATTCACCTCTTGAGCATGCTGGTTTAGCTGATGGCCATCTTATGCTTTCAAATTATGTTCATCAGCGAGCTGGAGCTGAGTTGGGGAATGAAGTATTTCGTGATCAAACCATGGTTGCTTCAGCCCACTTGCACATTCCTCCTGAAGAACGTGGGCCCTGTTATGGGAATTATCCTTATCCACATGGAGGAGATAATGCTTACCAAGCCTCACAAGGACATGTACATGCGCAGTCTTTGCAGAGAAATTTTCAGAATCATACTCATGGTGCTCCAGCTTATGAAGCATATGGTTTACCTCAGCAAATAAATTCTCCAGTTAACTTTGCATTTTTGAAGGATCCAGCAGAAGGTAGTGCAATGCATTTTGTTGCAACAGATGGTCAAAACCCTTGGGTTGAGTCTCCTCAAAAGGTACTGAGTTCTGATGGGACTGCTGTTCCAGACATTGCTTATGCCCATGTTCTCAAGGTGGATGTTGGTCCTCATTGTCAGGAAACTCAAAACACTGTCACTATGAAACCAGTCGTAGCCCCTCAAGACATGCTAAAATTTGCCACTGCCACAGAACCTGTTCAGTTGCCAGATCAAGCTTCAACTTTAATCCATGATACATCTATTTCCAGAAGCAATCTGGAATCGTATGATTCTAGTGTCATTGGAGTGTGGGGGATTGAGGACAAAATTGTTCCCTTGGAAGATGAAGCAAATCATGTGGCAAAGATGGAAAAATCTGATGTTCCTAGCACGTGCAGTCCAGAGCAAAACAAAATTCCTGAAGACGAATCTAAAATAGCACCTGATGAGTCTAGCATTCCAATTTGCTTAAAGCTTGCTGAAAAGGGTGATGACCAGGCAAAACATGGTGAAAAGGATCCTAGTGCTGCTGAAAATTCAAAGCTATCTGTAAACCGTTTGAGTTTCATACCGGAGTTTGTTGCTTCAGTTACAAAAGTAGCTTTGGAAGAGGGTGAAGAAGTGAAAGCCAAAGTTGAAGGCGTTGCCCCCATCAAGCATGATGCAATTGAAAAAGAAGCAGCTGCCgatgaatcaaaatcaatg AATCCCCATGGCGAGTTGGAATGGGATTCTGATAATGACAACATAACCCTTGCAAAAATTGAGCCAACAAAGGCTGAGGAAGAAGCTTTTGCAAGAGGGTTACAg ACAATAAAAAATGATGATCTGGAGGAGATCCGAGAATTGGGCTCTGGAACATATGGGGCAGTTTATCAGGGCAAATGGAAAGGTTCTGTTGTAGCAATCAAGAGAATCAAAGCTAGCTGCTTTGCAGGGAGGCCTGCAGAAAGAGAACGTATG ATTGCAGATTTCTGGAAAGAAGCTTTGATATTGAGTTCATTACATCATCCAAATGTTGTTTCTTTCTATGGTATAGTTCGTGATAGTCCTGACGGATTCTTAGCTACTGTTGCTGAATTCATGGTTAATGGATCCTTGAAGCAGTTTTTACAGAAGAAGGACAG GACTATTGATCGTCATAAGAGACTCATCATAGCTATGGATGTTGCATTTGGGATGGAATACTTGCATGGGAAGAACATTGtacattttgatttgaaatgtgaaaatttgtTGGTAAATATGAGAGATCTGCAGCGTCCAGTGTGCAAG ATTGGTGATTTGGGCTTATCGAAGGTCAGGCAGCATACATTCGTTTCAGGAGGTGTTTGTGGAACTCTACCATGGATGGCACCTGAGCTTTTGAGTGGTAAAAGTGACATGGTATCTGAAAAG ATTCTGATTTTATTCATGTTTCATCAATTACTGCACTTCAGATTGATGTGTACTCCTTTGGCATCGTTATGTGGGAGTTACTCACTGGTGAAGAACCTTATGCAGATATTCATTGTGCTTCTATAA
- the LOC105769429 gene encoding uncharacterized protein LOC105769429 isoform X1, with the protein MCNKIIIDHQQQHKSQTVYLMNSPSLSPVSALPSSIPGSSDEIPRVKFLCSFLGSILPRPQDGKLRYVGGETRIVSVPRDISYVELMSKMRELYDGAAVLKYQQPDEDLDALVSVVNDDDMVNMMEEYEKLASSDGFTRLRIFLFSHPDQDGSSYYVDGNERRYVDALKSLNEGSDFRKCDSPATSTVSDDIHLAEQFFNGMSIDESWVHIQRSGVIPTPSFNLHSHTIPHMGSGQWSPVCYSPSHHGYLTPRTLSGFPPSPSSAHYRMQEEYVRQRLNRHPQYEHQPHFPDNVAWMPNGAMSGDKVCGFPGNILHSLGVHEGNHNYEHCRATFCRNQSPHLEHHNMGNAVPQINSSCAAAECLPNQEAFMMHADGKLHLEFYSKDQTDPSSTHGETHGHERGCILQHQLNPCVEEARNHVYGFGRLNDHNVLDGAGMNSPLEHAGLADGHLMLSNYVHQRAGAELGNEVFRDQTMVASAHLHIPPEERGPCYGNYPYPHGGDNAYQASQGHVHAQSLQRNFQNHTHGAPAYEAYGLPQQINSPVNFAFLKDPAEGSAMHFVATDGQNPWVESPQKVLSSDGTAVPDIAYAHVLKVDVGPHCQETQNTVTMKPVVAPQDMLKFATATEPVQLPDQASTLIHDTSISRSNLESYDSSVIGVWGIEDKIVPLEDEANHVAKMEKSDVPSTCSPEQNKIPEDESKIAPDESSIPICLKLAEKGDDQAKHGEKDPSAAENSKLSVNRLSFIPEFVASVTKVALEEGEEVKAKVEGVAPIKHDAIEKEAAADESKSMNPHGELEWDSDNDNITLAKIEPTKAEEEAFARGLQTIKNDDLEEIRELGSGTYGAVYQGKWKGSVVAIKRIKASCFAGRPAERERMIADFWKEALILSSLHHPNVVSFYGIVRDSPDGFLATVAEFMVNGSLKQFLQKKDRTIDRHKRLIIAMDVAFGMEYLHGKNIVHFDLKCENLLVNMRDLQRPVCKIGDLGLSKVRQHTFVSGGVCGTLPWMAPELLSGKSDMVSEKIDVYSFGIVMWELLTGEEPYADIHCASIIGGIVNNTLRPKIPSWCDPEWKALMEKCWASDPTDRPSFSEISQKLRNMAAAINIE; encoded by the exons atgtgtaataaaataattattgatcaTCAACAGCAGCATAAGAGTCAAACTGTGTATTTGATGAATTCACCTTCATTAAGTCCGGTGTCTGCCTTGCCTTCCTCCATCCCTGGTTCCAGTGATGAAATCCCGCGTGTAAAATTCTTATGTAGCTTCTTAGGTAGCATTTTGCCTCGACCCCAAGATGGGAAATTGAGGTATGTTGGTGGAGAAACGCGAATTGTGAGTGTACCGAGAGATATTAGTTATGTGGAGTTGATGAGTAAGATGAGGGAGCTTTATGATGGAGCAGCAGTGTTGAAATATCAGCAGCCAGATGAGGATCTTGATGCTTTAGTGTCAGTTGTGAATGATGATGATATGGTTAACATGATGGAAGAGTATGAGAAGTTGGCTTCGAGTGATGGGTTCACTAGGCTTAGGATTTTCTTGTTTTCGCATCCTGACCAAGATGGTTCATCATATTATGTTGATGGGAATGAGAGGAGGTATGTGGATGCTTTGAAAAGTTTAAATGAGGGTTCTGATTTTAGGAAATGTGATTCACCTGCGACGTCTACAGTTTCTGATGATATTCATTTAGCAGAACAATTCTTTAATGGTATGAGTATTGACGAGAGTTGGGTTCATATCCAGAGGAGCGGTGTGATACCAACACCATCTTTTAACTTGCATAGTCATACTATTCCTCATATGGGTTCTGGGCAGTGGAGTCCTGTGTGCTATTCTCCTAGTCACCATGGATACCTTACTCCCAGAACACTATCGGGGTTTCCACCTTCACCATCTTCTGCTCACTATAGAATGCAAGAAGAATATGTTCGGCAGCGATTAAATCGTCATCCCCAATATGAACATCAGCCTCATTTTCCAGATAATGTAGCATGGATGCCAAATGGAGCTATGTCTGGTGATAAGGTTTGTGGTTTTCCTGGTAACATCCTTCATAGTCTAGGTGTGCATGAAGGAAACCACAACTATGAGCACTGCAGGGCTACTTTTTGCAGAAACCAGTCACCACATTTGGAGCACCACAACATGGGAAATGCTGTTCCTCAGATTAATAGTTCATGCGCTGCCGCTGAGTGCCTCCCAAACCAAGAAGCATTCATGATGCATGCAGATGGAAAATTGCATCTTGAATTTTATTCCAAAGACCAAACTGATCCCTCTTCTACTCACGGTGAAACACATGGTCATGAAAGAGGATGCATTCTGCAGCACCAACTGAATCCTTGTGTTGAGGAAGCGAGAAATCATGTATATGGATTTGGAAGATTGAATGACCACAATGTTCTAGATGGTGCTGGCATGAATTCACCTCTTGAGCATGCTGGTTTAGCTGATGGCCATCTTATGCTTTCAAATTATGTTCATCAGCGAGCTGGAGCTGAGTTGGGGAATGAAGTATTTCGTGATCAAACCATGGTTGCTTCAGCCCACTTGCACATTCCTCCTGAAGAACGTGGGCCCTGTTATGGGAATTATCCTTATCCACATGGAGGAGATAATGCTTACCAAGCCTCACAAGGACATGTACATGCGCAGTCTTTGCAGAGAAATTTTCAGAATCATACTCATGGTGCTCCAGCTTATGAAGCATATGGTTTACCTCAGCAAATAAATTCTCCAGTTAACTTTGCATTTTTGAAGGATCCAGCAGAAGGTAGTGCAATGCATTTTGTTGCAACAGATGGTCAAAACCCTTGGGTTGAGTCTCCTCAAAAGGTACTGAGTTCTGATGGGACTGCTGTTCCAGACATTGCTTATGCCCATGTTCTCAAGGTGGATGTTGGTCCTCATTGTCAGGAAACTCAAAACACTGTCACTATGAAACCAGTCGTAGCCCCTCAAGACATGCTAAAATTTGCCACTGCCACAGAACCTGTTCAGTTGCCAGATCAAGCTTCAACTTTAATCCATGATACATCTATTTCCAGAAGCAATCTGGAATCGTATGATTCTAGTGTCATTGGAGTGTGGGGGATTGAGGACAAAATTGTTCCCTTGGAAGATGAAGCAAATCATGTGGCAAAGATGGAAAAATCTGATGTTCCTAGCACGTGCAGTCCAGAGCAAAACAAAATTCCTGAAGACGAATCTAAAATAGCACCTGATGAGTCTAGCATTCCAATTTGCTTAAAGCTTGCTGAAAAGGGTGATGACCAGGCAAAACATGGTGAAAAGGATCCTAGTGCTGCTGAAAATTCAAAGCTATCTGTAAACCGTTTGAGTTTCATACCGGAGTTTGTTGCTTCAGTTACAAAAGTAGCTTTGGAAGAGGGTGAAGAAGTGAAAGCCAAAGTTGAAGGCGTTGCCCCCATCAAGCATGATGCAATTGAAAAAGAAGCAGCTGCCgatgaatcaaaatcaatg AATCCCCATGGCGAGTTGGAATGGGATTCTGATAATGACAACATAACCCTTGCAAAAATTGAGCCAACAAAGGCTGAGGAAGAAGCTTTTGCAAGAGGGTTACAg ACAATAAAAAATGATGATCTGGAGGAGATCCGAGAATTGGGCTCTGGAACATATGGGGCAGTTTATCAGGGCAAATGGAAAGGTTCTGTTGTAGCAATCAAGAGAATCAAAGCTAGCTGCTTTGCAGGGAGGCCTGCAGAAAGAGAACGTATG ATTGCAGATTTCTGGAAAGAAGCTTTGATATTGAGTTCATTACATCATCCAAATGTTGTTTCTTTCTATGGTATAGTTCGTGATAGTCCTGACGGATTCTTAGCTACTGTTGCTGAATTCATGGTTAATGGATCCTTGAAGCAGTTTTTACAGAAGAAGGACAG GACTATTGATCGTCATAAGAGACTCATCATAGCTATGGATGTTGCATTTGGGATGGAATACTTGCATGGGAAGAACATTGtacattttgatttgaaatgtgaaaatttgtTGGTAAATATGAGAGATCTGCAGCGTCCAGTGTGCAAG ATTGGTGATTTGGGCTTATCGAAGGTCAGGCAGCATACATTCGTTTCAGGAGGTGTTTGTGGAACTCTACCATGGATGGCACCTGAGCTTTTGAGTGGTAAAAGTGACATGGTATCTGAAAAG ATTGATGTGTACTCCTTTGGCATCGTTATGTGGGAGTTACTCACTGGTGAAGAACCTTATGCAGATATTCATTGTGCTTCTATAATTG GAGGAATTGTGAACAACACCTTACGTCCAAAAATACCATCATGGTGCGATCCTGAATGGAAGGCTTTAATGGAAAAGTGTTGGGCCTCTGATCCTACAGACAGACCTTCCTTTTCAGAAATATCTCAGAAGCTAAGAAACATGGCTGCTGCGataaatatagaataa
- the LOC105769429 gene encoding uncharacterized protein LOC105769429 isoform X6 → MCNKIIIDHQQQHKSQTVYLMNSPSLSPVSALPSSIPGSSDEIPRVKFLCSFLGSILPRPQDGKLRYVGGETRIVSVPRDISYVELMSKMRELYDGAAVLKYQQPDEDLDALVSVVNDDDMVNMMEEYEKLASSDGFTRLRIFLFSHPDQDGSSYYVDGNERRYVDALKSLNEGSDFRKCDSPATSTVSDDIHLAEQFFNGMSIDESWVHIQRSGVIPTPSFNLHSHTIPHMGSGQWSPVCYSPSHHGYLTPRTLSGFPPSPSSAHYRMQEEYVRQRLNRHPQYEHQPHFPDNVAWMPNGAMSGDKVCGFPGNILHSLGVHEGNHNYEHCRATFCRNQSPHLEHHNMGNAVPQINSSCAAAECLPNQEAFMMHADGKLHLEFYSKDQTDPSSTHGETHGHERGCILQHQLNPCVEEARNHVYGFGRLNDHNVLDGAGMNSPLEHAGLADGHLMLSNYVHQRAGAELGNEVFRDQTMVASAHLHIPPEERGPCYGNYPYPHGGDNAYQASQGHVHAQSLQRNFQNHTHGAPAYEAYGLPQQINSPVNFAFLKDPAEGSAMHFVATDGQNPWVESPQKVLSSDGTAVPDIAYAHVLKVDVGPHCQETQNTVTMKPVVAPQDMLKFATATEPVQLPDQASTLIHDTSISRSNLESYDSSVIGVWGIEDKIVPLEDEANHVAKMEKSDVPSTCSPEQNKIPEDESKIAPDESSIPICLKLAEKGDDQAKHGEKDPSAAENSKLSVNRLSFIPEFVASVTKVALEEGEEVKAKVEGVAPIKHDAIEKEAAADESKSMNPHGELEWDSDNDNITLAKIEPTKAEEEAFARGLQTIKNDDLEEIRELGSGTYGAVYQGKWKGSVVAIKRIKASCFAGRPAERERMFVIVLTDS, encoded by the exons atgtgtaataaaataattattgatcaTCAACAGCAGCATAAGAGTCAAACTGTGTATTTGATGAATTCACCTTCATTAAGTCCGGTGTCTGCCTTGCCTTCCTCCATCCCTGGTTCCAGTGATGAAATCCCGCGTGTAAAATTCTTATGTAGCTTCTTAGGTAGCATTTTGCCTCGACCCCAAGATGGGAAATTGAGGTATGTTGGTGGAGAAACGCGAATTGTGAGTGTACCGAGAGATATTAGTTATGTGGAGTTGATGAGTAAGATGAGGGAGCTTTATGATGGAGCAGCAGTGTTGAAATATCAGCAGCCAGATGAGGATCTTGATGCTTTAGTGTCAGTTGTGAATGATGATGATATGGTTAACATGATGGAAGAGTATGAGAAGTTGGCTTCGAGTGATGGGTTCACTAGGCTTAGGATTTTCTTGTTTTCGCATCCTGACCAAGATGGTTCATCATATTATGTTGATGGGAATGAGAGGAGGTATGTGGATGCTTTGAAAAGTTTAAATGAGGGTTCTGATTTTAGGAAATGTGATTCACCTGCGACGTCTACAGTTTCTGATGATATTCATTTAGCAGAACAATTCTTTAATGGTATGAGTATTGACGAGAGTTGGGTTCATATCCAGAGGAGCGGTGTGATACCAACACCATCTTTTAACTTGCATAGTCATACTATTCCTCATATGGGTTCTGGGCAGTGGAGTCCTGTGTGCTATTCTCCTAGTCACCATGGATACCTTACTCCCAGAACACTATCGGGGTTTCCACCTTCACCATCTTCTGCTCACTATAGAATGCAAGAAGAATATGTTCGGCAGCGATTAAATCGTCATCCCCAATATGAACATCAGCCTCATTTTCCAGATAATGTAGCATGGATGCCAAATGGAGCTATGTCTGGTGATAAGGTTTGTGGTTTTCCTGGTAACATCCTTCATAGTCTAGGTGTGCATGAAGGAAACCACAACTATGAGCACTGCAGGGCTACTTTTTGCAGAAACCAGTCACCACATTTGGAGCACCACAACATGGGAAATGCTGTTCCTCAGATTAATAGTTCATGCGCTGCCGCTGAGTGCCTCCCAAACCAAGAAGCATTCATGATGCATGCAGATGGAAAATTGCATCTTGAATTTTATTCCAAAGACCAAACTGATCCCTCTTCTACTCACGGTGAAACACATGGTCATGAAAGAGGATGCATTCTGCAGCACCAACTGAATCCTTGTGTTGAGGAAGCGAGAAATCATGTATATGGATTTGGAAGATTGAATGACCACAATGTTCTAGATGGTGCTGGCATGAATTCACCTCTTGAGCATGCTGGTTTAGCTGATGGCCATCTTATGCTTTCAAATTATGTTCATCAGCGAGCTGGAGCTGAGTTGGGGAATGAAGTATTTCGTGATCAAACCATGGTTGCTTCAGCCCACTTGCACATTCCTCCTGAAGAACGTGGGCCCTGTTATGGGAATTATCCTTATCCACATGGAGGAGATAATGCTTACCAAGCCTCACAAGGACATGTACATGCGCAGTCTTTGCAGAGAAATTTTCAGAATCATACTCATGGTGCTCCAGCTTATGAAGCATATGGTTTACCTCAGCAAATAAATTCTCCAGTTAACTTTGCATTTTTGAAGGATCCAGCAGAAGGTAGTGCAATGCATTTTGTTGCAACAGATGGTCAAAACCCTTGGGTTGAGTCTCCTCAAAAGGTACTGAGTTCTGATGGGACTGCTGTTCCAGACATTGCTTATGCCCATGTTCTCAAGGTGGATGTTGGTCCTCATTGTCAGGAAACTCAAAACACTGTCACTATGAAACCAGTCGTAGCCCCTCAAGACATGCTAAAATTTGCCACTGCCACAGAACCTGTTCAGTTGCCAGATCAAGCTTCAACTTTAATCCATGATACATCTATTTCCAGAAGCAATCTGGAATCGTATGATTCTAGTGTCATTGGAGTGTGGGGGATTGAGGACAAAATTGTTCCCTTGGAAGATGAAGCAAATCATGTGGCAAAGATGGAAAAATCTGATGTTCCTAGCACGTGCAGTCCAGAGCAAAACAAAATTCCTGAAGACGAATCTAAAATAGCACCTGATGAGTCTAGCATTCCAATTTGCTTAAAGCTTGCTGAAAAGGGTGATGACCAGGCAAAACATGGTGAAAAGGATCCTAGTGCTGCTGAAAATTCAAAGCTATCTGTAAACCGTTTGAGTTTCATACCGGAGTTTGTTGCTTCAGTTACAAAAGTAGCTTTGGAAGAGGGTGAAGAAGTGAAAGCCAAAGTTGAAGGCGTTGCCCCCATCAAGCATGATGCAATTGAAAAAGAAGCAGCTGCCgatgaatcaaaatcaatg AATCCCCATGGCGAGTTGGAATGGGATTCTGATAATGACAACATAACCCTTGCAAAAATTGAGCCAACAAAGGCTGAGGAAGAAGCTTTTGCAAGAGGGTTACAg ACAATAAAAAATGATGATCTGGAGGAGATCCGAGAATTGGGCTCTGGAACATATGGGGCAGTTTATCAGGGCAAATGGAAAGGTTCTGTTGTAGCAATCAAGAGAATCAAAGCTAGCTGCTTTGCAGGGAGGCCTGCAGAAAGAGAACGTATG TTCGTGATAGTCCTGACGGATTCTTAG